A DNA window from Desulfobotulus mexicanus contains the following coding sequences:
- a CDS encoding site-specific integrase: protein MPKILLTTGFVADPPVVTKGRVDYFDTEIPGFMLEVRSSGRCTYYLRYRDRHGRVRQVRIGPVDAVSLEDARVAAREIRSQTAMGYDPAAMMDKRRQEMSFGDFVEDKYLPHVKLYKRSWEQDEKMIDRVLLPLWEYAKLSAITRDDVREFQSSCVAKGYKPGSVNRMMALVKYIFSLAERWEYIDKSPARGVSKLADNEHKERFLTPEETDRLLKALKNCQSAVVPDLIEFLILTGARKGEACHARWEDMDFDHGLWTVPMSKSGKPRHIPLSMSAMKVLKRRVENNSPFIFANPKTGEPLKHFYSTWHRIRKEAGLEDVRVHDLRHNFASLLINHGRSLYEVQKLLGHASISTTQRYAHLSQDTLKEATEIVSRSIGSDGGAE from the coding sequence ATGCCAAAAATATTACTTACAACGGGCTTTGTGGCTGATCCACCAGTAGTGACCAAGGGAAGGGTGGATTACTTTGATACGGAAATACCTGGGTTCATGCTGGAGGTGCGGTCTTCTGGCAGGTGTACCTACTATCTGCGGTACCGGGATAGGCACGGGAGGGTGCGACAGGTGCGTATCGGGCCTGTGGATGCAGTCAGTCTTGAAGACGCAAGGGTAGCAGCCAGAGAGATCCGGTCACAGACGGCCATGGGATATGACCCTGCTGCCATGATGGATAAACGCAGACAGGAGATGAGCTTTGGTGACTTCGTGGAAGACAAGTACCTCCCCCATGTGAAGCTCTACAAACGAAGCTGGGAACAGGATGAGAAGATGATAGACCGGGTGCTTCTGCCGTTGTGGGAGTACGCCAAACTGTCTGCCATAACACGGGATGATGTGCGGGAGTTCCAGTCTTCCTGTGTGGCCAAGGGCTACAAACCGGGTTCTGTCAACCGGATGATGGCCTTGGTGAAGTACATCTTCTCTTTGGCAGAGCGGTGGGAGTACATCGACAAAAGCCCTGCAAGGGGAGTGTCCAAGCTGGCTGATAACGAGCATAAAGAACGCTTCCTTACACCTGAAGAAACGGACAGACTGCTGAAAGCATTGAAGAACTGCCAGAGTGCCGTAGTCCCTGACCTGATCGAGTTTTTGATACTGACAGGGGCCAGAAAGGGGGAAGCTTGTCATGCCAGGTGGGAGGATATGGACTTTGACCATGGCTTGTGGACGGTACCCATGAGCAAGTCGGGAAAGCCAAGGCATATCCCTTTGTCTATGTCCGCCATGAAGGTGCTGAAAAGGCGTGTGGAAAACAACAGCCCGTTTATATTTGCCAACCCCAAGACCGGTGAGCCGCTGAAGCATTTTTACAGTACCTGGCATCGAATCAGGAAGGAAGCAGGGCTGGAGGATGTCCGGGTGCATGACCTGAGACACAACTTTGCCTCCCTTCTGATCAACCATGGAAGGAGTCTCTATGAGGTACAAAAACTCCTGGGCCATGCCAGCATATCCACCACCCAGAGGTACGCCCATTTGAGTCAGGATACCCTCAAAGAAGCCACTGAAATAGTCTCCCGAAGCATAGGAAGTGATGGTGGTGCAGAGTGA
- a CDS encoding helix-turn-helix domain-containing protein: MKEKSYDVEQITGEQLKAGRILLGWSQRTLAAKAYLSQGPVTQAEKNNVRKKSTIMLIAHVLMEAGIEFINHEDGTFGVLIKPDADRAEEREDG, translated from the coding sequence ATGAAGGAAAAGTCATACGATGTGGAACAGATCACAGGAGAGCAACTGAAGGCAGGACGGATACTGCTTGGCTGGTCACAAAGAACACTGGCAGCCAAAGCCTACCTGTCCCAGGGGCCAGTCACCCAGGCAGAGAAGAACAATGTAAGGAAAAAAAGCACCATCATGCTGATCGCCCATGTACTGATGGAAGCTGGAATAGAGTTTATCAACCATGAGGACGGAACCTTTGGGGTACTGATCAAACCTGATGCGGACAGGGCAGAAGAGAGGGAGGACGGATGA
- a CDS encoding helix-turn-helix domain-containing protein → MREKSYDVELLKGEQIKVARILLGWSQKTLAAKAYLSETAVTRLERKILEKKSTMKLLAHVLVEAGIIFVNHEDGTTGVLIKPDADRTEEIEEEED, encoded by the coding sequence ATGAGGGAAAAATCTTACGATGTGGAACTGCTGAAGGGAGAGCAGATCAAGGTTGCCAGGATACTGCTTGGGTGGTCACAGAAGACACTTGCAGCCAAAGCCTACCTGTCTGAAACGGCTGTCACACGCTTGGAAAGAAAGATACTGGAGAAGAAAAGCACCATGAAACTGCTGGCCCATGTACTGGTGGAGGCAGGGATCATATTTGTCAACCATGAGGACGGAACCACGGGAGTGCTGATTAAGCCAGATGCAGACAGGACAGAAGAGATAGAAGAGGAGGAAGACTGA
- a CDS encoding Rpn family recombination-promoting nuclease/putative transposase gives MLTDFYVKPTSDIFFKFLFGKEEHKPILIDFINAVMKNSGFPLITDLVIKNPFNIQTILNAKETILDIKAKSSDGRWIDMEMQNSBKGFFGERALYYWTDLYGDQLVTGDNYSTLRPVVCINILDFKMFKNVDRYHLCFMLREKDTPELLLTDHLXLHFLELPKITXYNLDKSLDNWLYYLKNEGLNKEDGIMENILKNNPQIANAREKYMSFTQDEHMREAYNSHIRWKRDHESALFLAEQKGETREKFQTIMRLSRLNLNPKDIAAGVELTPEKVKAVIAAGDKGLDLLMEDDATRH, from the coding sequence ATGCTTACGGATTTTTATGTAAAACCCACATCAGACATCTTCTTCAAGTTTCTCTTCGGCAAGGAAGAGCATAAGCCCATTCTCATTGATTTYATCAATGCCGTTATGAAAAACTCAGGATTCCCTYTGATCACAGACCTTGTGATTAAAAACCCTTTCAACATCCAGACCATCCTCAATGCCAAAGAAACCATACTGGATATCAAGGCAAAATCTTCTGACGGCAGGTGGATTGATATGGAAATGCAGAACTCGRATAAGGGCTTTTTCGGGGAACGGGCTTTGTATTACTGGACTGACCTCTACGGAGATCAGCTGGTTACAGGKGAYAATTATTCTACCCTGCGTCCTGTGGTCTGCATCAATATCCTTGATTTTAAGATGTTTAAGAATGTGGATCGATACCACCTYTGCTTCATGCTTAGAGAAAAGGATACGCCGGAACTGCTCCTGACGGATCACCTTKCCCTGCATTTCCTTGAACTTCCCAAGATTACTGMTTACAATCTGGATAAGAGTCTGGACAACTGGCTTTATTATCTCAAAAATGAAGGCCTGAAYAAGGAGGATGGTATTATGGAAAACATCTTGAARAACAATCCTCAGATAGCCAACGCCAGAGAAAAGTACATGAGYTTTACTCAGGACGAACATATGCGTGAAGCCTATAATTCCCACATCAGGTGGAAGCGGGATCATGAATCGGCTTTGTTTCTTGCAGAGCAGAAGGGAGAGACCAGAGAGAAGTTCCAGACCATTATGCGTCTTTCCAGACTCAATTTGAATCCCAAAGATATTGCGGCAGGCGTTGAACTTACCCCTGAGAAGGTAAAGGCTGTTATTGCCGCAGGTGACAAGGGTCTGGATCTGCTGATGGAAGATGATGCTACCAGACATTAA
- a CDS encoding methyltransferase regulatory domain-containing protein, with the protein MRHLMTEHSEVMGAEGSGILSRIDASLNFAEKLMATQPLYARANTQIADRLTKVKEQNRHYLAHEYFNKDWHPMHVSTMGEWLEPAKLSYACSAHYMDHIDAINLTEEQQALLKDIPHPLFRETVLDFMVNQQFRRDYWVKGIRKLQPLEQAESIREQRVVLVSHRPDISLKVTGSLGEATMNEGVYLPILDFMADHKPKTIGQIVKAMEEKKISFVQVLQSVMVLAGAGHFAAVQEDGVIQKMXKRTDKLNAFIMDKARSSGDISYLASPVTGSGIQVGRFQQLYLLAAAKGKKQPAEQAAFVWDILASQGQRIVKEGKALDTMEENIAELTLQAEEFAQKQLPVLKALQVG; encoded by the coding sequence ATGCGTCATCTGATGACAGAGCATTCCGAAGTCATGGGTGCCGAGGGCAGCGGTATCCTAAGCCGCATAGATGCATCTCTGAATTTTGCAGAAAAGCTCATGGCTACCCAGCCCCTTTACGCCCGTGCCAATACCCAGATAGCAGACAGGCTTACCAAGGTGAAGGAGCAGAACCGCCATTACCTTGCCCATGAGTATTTTAACAAAGACTGGCACCCCATGCATGTATCCACCATGGGCGAATGGCTGGAACCTGCCAAGCTCTCCTATGCCTGTTCCGCCCATTACATGGATCACATAGATGCCATCAACCTCACCGAAGAGCAGCAGGCCCTGTTAAAGGACATTCCCCACCCTCTCTTCCGTGAGACAGTCCTGGATTTCATGGTGAACCAGCAGTTCCGAAGGGATTACTGGGTCAAGGGCATCCGTAAGCTCCAGCCCTTGGAGCAGGCCGAGAGCATCCGGGAGCAGCGGGTGGTGCTGGTATCCCACAGACCGGACATATCTTTGAAGGTAACCGGGTCTCTGGGCGAGGCCACCATGAACGAGGGTGTCTATCTTCCCATTCTGGATTTCATGGCAGACCATAAGCCCAAAACCATAGGCCAGATCGTAAAAGCCATGGAAGAAAAGAAGATCAGCTTTGTGCAGGTCTTGCAGTCTGTGATGGTGCTTGCCGGTGCGGGKCATTTTGCCGCCGTTCAGGAGGATGGTGTCATCCAGAAGATGARAAAGCGCACGGATAAGCTGAACGCCTTTATTATGGACAAAGCCCGCAGCAGCGGAGACATCAGCTACCTTGCAAGCCCCGTTACGGGCAGCGGCATACAGGTGGGGCGGTTCCAGCAGCTCTATTTGCTTGCAGCGGCCAAGGGTAAAAAACAGCCTGCRGAACAGGCCGCCTTTGTCTGGGATATACTGGCATCCCAGGGCCAGCGCATCGTGAAGGAAGGCAAGGCCCTTGACACCATGGAAGAAAACATCGCAGAGCTTACCCTGCAGGCTGAGGAGTTTGCCCAAAAGCAGCTTCCCGTACTGAAGGCCCTGCAGGTGGGGTAG
- a CDS encoding SapC family protein, protein MSKYQPVTKTDFVSLRWKRFDSYHFAGSDLVAPLVVQELPRAAMSLPIGFIRQNNQFITTALLGLQQGQNLCVSPEGHWIAPYIPAAYRSYPFALAEAENNQLVLCVDRESGLVAEYFDQAFFDGEGEPSQSVKDILDFLQQVRSNRELTLRMCAALDAEGLIQPWPVKVRGKHEEVQTLDGLFRIDEEKFTALSDEAICRVHQSGALAVVYCQLLSMQHIHALGKLAEKRIEWKPEEVDMESLFGDQGDILKFN, encoded by the coding sequence ATGTCCAAGTACCAGCCCGTAACCAAAACAGATTTTGTGAGTCTCCGGTGGAAACGTTTTGACAGCTATCATTTCGCTGGCTCTGATCTGGTTGCCCCCTTGGTGGTACAGGAACTTCCACGGGCAGCCATGAGTCTGCCCATTGGTTTTATCAGGCAGAATAACCAGTTTATAACCACAGCGCTGCTGGGTTTGCAACAGGGGCAGAACCTTTGCGTTTCTCCGGAAGGTCACTGGATAGCGCCTTATATTCCTGCTGCTTACCGCAGTTATCCCTTCGCACTGGCAGAGGCTGAAAACAATCAGCTGGTTCTTTGTGTGGATAGAGAAAGTGGTTTGGTAGCTGAGTATTTTGATCAAGCTTTTTTTGATGGCGAAGGAGAGCCTTCGCAGTCTGTTAAGGATATTCTGGACTTCCTGCAGCAGGTCCGTAGTAATCGTGAGCTGACCCTGCGTATGTGTGCTGCCTTGGATGCAGAAGGACTGATCCAGCCATGGCCAGTTAAGGTGAGGGGTAAGCATGAGGAGGTACAGACCCTTGACGGTTTGTTTCGTATAGATGAGGAGAAATTTACAGCTCTAAGTGATGAAGCCATATGTCGGGTGCATCAGTCTGGTGCTTTGGCGGTAGTGTATTGTCAATTGCTTTCCATGCAACATATCCATGCCCTTGGTAAGCTTGCAGAAAAACGGATCGAATGGAAGCCGGAAGAAGTTGATATGGAAAGCCTGTTTGGTGATCAGGGCGATATTTTGAAGTTTAACTAG
- a CDS encoding YegP family protein, protein MTGIDKGTCEIYKGNDNKWWWRSVAANGKIVAGSTQGYVNKSDCIANAKMQGYSGCTGS, encoded by the coding sequence ATGACGGGCATAGATAAAGGTACCTGTGAGATCTACAAAGGAAATGATAACAAGTGGTGGTGGCGTTCGGTGGCGGCAAATGGTAAAATTGTTGCCGGGTCTACTCAGGGCTACGTGAATAAAAGCGACTGCATAGCGAATGCAAAAATGCAAGGCTATAGTGGGTGTACGGGTTCATAG
- a CDS encoding DUF4214 domain-containing protein, which translates to MQVSQLYVALFGRASEGAGNKFWQGAEDMQSAAQGMVETDAAEEFYGDKYDDDAAFVEMLYLNTMNKAPDAEGLDHWVASLEGGASRGEVAAEFIAAIEDNKEIDPVGYATFNNRVAVSDYTADKVPGEDLKVSELDEFVGYVSEVTDDESTVAAAKEKVDADVPDPGVPGETITLTTGTDIVGPEVEDADFRTTENNDTIKAVSSSLSSARTLDAADQIDGGKGNNTLEVDMQGSFTGFTGDGFMKNVQTVTLANDGTIARTFSAKQVEGVEAYNLTGAINLSDLGSTDAAVNLADRASGTTTIAYASKVTDGTDDALALGLTNIGTVAVKNAAGTVTTPEAAVTVTAAGIEEINITATGVNIVALGANNAKALTAAGDGSLKLTDVGSGLKTLDASGLKGDLDVNLSSATGVTSVLAGAGDDIIRAGANDLAINAEINGGAGNNTLALSGAINTVQYQMAGVQTIEIAAVTGMTFSAVNTTGVESLVVKGAANNAVFANMGTIDLGVTLVRAASGSVGSDNSGSTTLNVSGGTKATPTTALVNTSFSKASSVELNVAQYNTLGDGTNGNITATAAQSFTANLAGAVDNTITLAAATSAVFIDTNITTDNTVALVATKLTDLVVTNAGDFTLTGSNLSSLETLTVNASKHFDGTNIALAKISSIELAGSGDAAQVTLDDLGSTTLDYGISVNAEGLAAGLDIGTIDTAAAGTISVNVAGVLGDVGIGNITVANTGAGALTGSITIDANGTAGDIELGALHAKVVTVDASGALGTVTGTGGLTNTVDITAETATFNGSALGVNEVVVNASKSATITGGIDDDLITVGNSVAGTKAVFTVTTGLGDDVIAIGTVNGALRLTITDFSVGDANIATASFTGTDFSTTGAAEVATFLTSALGTAVAAEAVSEAYTGSYAEGIFVYGNTVHAATDSATTGTYDDGDVLITFTGVTAADVTAAADLIS; encoded by the coding sequence ATGCAGGTTTCTCAACTTTATGTGGCACTGTTCGGCCGGGCTTCCGAAGGTGCAGGTAACAAGTTCTGGCAGGGTGCGGAAGACATGCAGTCTGCAGCTCAGGGCATGGTTGAAACCGATGCTGCTGAAGAGTTTTATGGTGATAAGTATGATGATGATGCAGCCTTTGTAGAAATGCTTTATCTCAATACCATGAATAAAGCTCCGGATGCAGAAGGCCTTGATCACTGGGTGGCATCCCTTGAAGGTGGTGCGAGCCGAGGTGAAGTAGCCGCAGAATTTATAGCCGCTATAGAAGATAATAAAGAAATTGATCCTGTGGGTTATGCTACCTTTAACAACCGTGTTGCAGTATCCGATTACACGGCAGATAAGGTACCCGGAGAAGACCTTAAAGTTTCTGAACTTGATGAGTTTGTGGGATATGTTTCCGAGGTAACAGATGATGAGTCTACTGTTGCCGCAGCTAAGGAAAAAGTTGATGCAGACGTCCCCGATCCCGGCGTTCCCGGTGAGACCATTACCCTCACTACTGGTACCGATATTGTTGGTCCCGAAGTGGAAGATGCGGATTTCCGTACCACAGAGAATAACGACACCATCAAGGCCGTTTCTTCTTCCCTTTCTTCTGCCCGTACCCTGGATGCTGCTGACCAGATTGATGGCGGAAAAGGTAATAACACCCTTGAAGTGGATATGCAGGGATCCTTTACCGGGTTCACCGGTGATGGCTTCATGAAAAATGTTCAGACCGTAACTCTCGCTAATGATGGTACCATAGCCCGTACTTTTTCTGCCAAGCAGGTAGAAGGGGTCGAAGCGTATAATTTGACGGGCGCTATCAATCTGTCTGACTTGGGTTCTACGGACGCAGCTGTTAATTTAGCTGACCGGGCATCCGGCACTACAACCATTGCTTACGCAAGCAAGGTAACAGATGGTACGGATGATGCTTTGGCTCTGGGTCTGACCAATATCGGTACGGTAGCAGTGAAAAATGCTGCAGGCACCGTAACCACACCGGAGGCAGCCGTTACGGTTACCGCCGCAGGTATCGAAGAAATTAACATCACCGCTACCGGAGTCAATATCGTAGCTTTGGGTGCCAATAACGCTAAGGCATTAACGGCTGCTGGAGATGGATCTCTGAAGCTGACAGATGTTGGTTCTGGATTGAAAACTCTGGATGCCTCTGGTCTGAAGGGTGACTTGGATGTTAATCTGAGTAGCGCAACTGGTGTGACTTCTGTCTTAGCTGGTGCCGGTGACGATATTATCCGTGCGGGAGCTAACGATCTTGCTATTAATGCAGAAATCAACGGTGGTGCGGGTAACAATACCTTGGCACTGAGTGGCGCTATTAATACGGTACAGTATCAGATGGCAGGTGTACAAACTATTGAAATAGCAGCTGTGACTGGAATGACATTTTCTGCTGTCAATACGACGGGTGTGGAAAGTCTTGTTGTAAAAGGAGCTGCAAATAATGCCGTATTTGCCAACATGGGTACCATTGATCTGGGAGTAACCTTAGTTAGAGCTGCCTCTGGTAGTGTGGGTTCCGACAACAGTGGTTCCACCACCCTGAATGTAAGTGGTGGTACTAAGGCAACACCCACAACGGCATTGGTAAATACTTCTTTTTCCAAGGCTAGCAGTGTCGAGCTGAATGTGGCACAGTATAATACTTTGGGCGATGGTACTAATGGCAACATAACAGCGACAGCTGCCCAGTCCTTTACGGCGAATCTTGCGGGTGCAGTAGATAACACGATTACCCTTGCTGCCGCCACGTCAGCAGTCTTTATCGATACAAACATAACCACCGATAATACAGTCGCCCTTGTGGCTACCAAGCTGACCGATCTGGTGGTTACCAATGCGGGTGATTTTACGCTGACAGGTAGCAATCTTTCGTCTTTGGAGACCCTTACGGTTAATGCATCCAAGCATTTTGACGGGACGAATATTGCGTTGGCAAAAATTTCCAGCATCGAGCTTGCTGGTTCCGGTGATGCTGCACAGGTAACACTCGACGATTTGGGCTCAACAACTCTGGATTATGGTATCAGCGTTAATGCAGAAGGTCTGGCTGCGGGTCTTGATATAGGCACCATTGACACTGCTGCAGCTGGGACCATCAGCGTGAATGTGGCAGGCGTTTTGGGTGATGTAGGGATAGGCAATATTACCGTTGCAAACACTGGCGCAGGCGCTCTGACCGGATCCATAACCATTGACGCCAATGGTACGGCTGGCGATATTGAATTGGGGGCGCTGCATGCAAAAGTCGTAACGGTTGATGCTTCCGGTGCGTTAGGTACGGTAACCGGTACAGGCGGTCTAACTAATACGGTTGATATCACCGCTGAAACCGCAACCTTTAACGGTTCTGCTCTGGGTGTTAACGAAGTCGTTGTAAACGCAAGTAAGTCCGCAACGATTACAGGTGGTATCGATGATGATCTAATAACGGTTGGAAATAGTGTAGCGGGAACCAAAGCTGTCTTTACTGTGACTACAGGTTTGGGCGATGATGTCATCGCTATAGGTACTGTAAACGGTGCTTTACGCCTGACCATCACTGATTTTAGTGTGGGCGATGCTAACATTGCCACTGCTTCCTTCACCGGGACTGATTTTTCTACTACTGGCGCTGCAGAAGTTGCAACATTCCTCACCAGCGCACTTGGAACTGCTGTTGCCGCAGAGGCTGTAAGTGAGGCATATACTGGCAGCTATGCAGAGGGTATTTTTGTGTATGGCAATACTGTCCATGCAGCTACCGATTCAGCGACTACCGGAACCTATGACGATGGTGATGTTTTGATTACTTTTACAGGCGTGACAGCGGCCGATGTGACAGCGGCTGCAGACCTTATCTCATAA
- a CDS encoding YagK/YfjJ domain-containing protein has product MAYLTHSTTAGTYQDYPINNGRHGTLATYPDLLXKILGVMTHMTTSHNKVLFVRMDLHYPHSXEAQQGTIGNEALSKFLKLFKEHYTYNKIEMHYIWVREQSPYSLPHYHCVFLLNGNKIQNTYGLMERANLLWHKIVGGXGGLVHYCHSHTPNGIMIRRPSSTATGDTLAGQQVRYQETFSRCFEWASYLAKANQKQHTPSGVRRFGVSMF; this is encoded by the coding sequence ATGGCTTATCTCACACACAGCACGACCGCAGGCACCTATCAGGACTATCCCATCAACAACGGCAGGCACGGCACCCTGGCTACCTAYCCCGACCTGCTGRAAAAGATCCTCGGAGTCATGACCCACATGACGACCAGCCACAACAARGTACTCTTCGTTCGGATGGACCTGCACTACCCCCACAGCAYAGAGGCACAGCAGGGCACCATCGGCAATGAAGCACTGTCTAAGTTTTTGAAGCTCTTTAAAGAACACTACACCTACAACAAGATCGAGATGCACTACATCTGGGTACGGGAACAGTCTCCCTACTCCCTTCCTCATTACCACTGCGTCTTTCTCCTCAACGGCAACAARATCCAAAACACATACGGTCTGATGGARCGAGCGAACCTCCTCTGGCACAAAATAGTCGGAGGGARCGGAGGACTGGTGCATTACTGCCATAGCCACACGCCAAACGGYATCATGATCCGCAGRCCTTCATCCACAGCTACGGGAGACACGCTGGCCGGACAGCAGGTACGATATCAGGAGACATTCAGCCGCTGCTTTGAGTGGGCTTCCTACCTGGCCAAAGCCAACCAAAAACAACATACGCCCAGCGGAGTGAGGAGGTTCGGAGTATCCATGTTTTGA